In Halosegnis marinus, one genomic interval encodes:
- a CDS encoding prolyl oligopeptidase family serine peptidase: MRETPPETPCEPTTETLHGEEIADPYRWLEADDDERVREWTDAQNEYADAVLDTDTRDALRPRFEDVARVTDYGPVTVAGDRYFRTIEAPHEDHAVLHVQESLDGEPRVLVDPNGFAGEAASMNWFVVGPDGERVAYGYDEGGTEQYDLRVVDAATGEEREEVPNVGRTNPGGFAWTDKGFYSVRTGTAGEADSEGGGQLDRALYYHEHGADPADDRLVTDDFGPRELPVLTTDDGDALFVAVSQGWDTTDLYRADESRADPLVPLVTGLDASIDATAGEDTLYLRTDHEADRGRVVAVPLAEARTGDDLALADYPDAVPETEGVLQGVTTVGDALAAVHLHDASAELTLWRDGERTATVPTPDLCTVPAAALDVDDDGTDLFHVVQGFAEPARVRRYDVAEGTATAIAQADADLDVDVTVERTFHESADGTEVPAFVVRAADADPDGDAPAVIYGYGGFRIALTPSFRRFAGPFLDAGGVFVVACLRGGSEYGESWHRAGMFGDKQNVFDDLYAVAEGIGDEYADPDRIGVWGGSNGGLLTGAALTQRPDLWAAVLCEVPLLDMLRFHRFLLGASWTSEYGSPDDPEAFEYLREYSPYHNVAERAYPPTLFTTALGDTRVHPAHARKTTARVQANQTGEGPILLRTETDTGHGVGKPTERIVREQVDRWTWLCDRLGVPVGAGDGD, from the coding sequence GTGCGAGAGACGCCGCCCGAGACACCGTGCGAGCCGACGACCGAGACGCTCCACGGCGAGGAGATAGCCGACCCGTACCGCTGGCTGGAGGCCGACGACGACGAGCGCGTCCGCGAGTGGACCGACGCGCAGAACGAGTACGCCGACGCGGTCCTCGACACCGACACCCGCGACGCGCTCCGCCCGCGCTTCGAGGACGTGGCCCGCGTCACCGACTACGGCCCCGTCACCGTCGCCGGGGACCGCTACTTCCGGACGATAGAGGCTCCCCACGAGGACCACGCAGTCCTCCACGTCCAGGAGTCGCTCGACGGCGAGCCGCGCGTCCTCGTGGACCCCAACGGCTTCGCGGGCGAGGCGGCCTCGATGAACTGGTTCGTCGTCGGCCCCGACGGCGAGCGCGTCGCCTACGGCTACGACGAGGGCGGCACCGAGCAGTACGACCTGCGCGTCGTGGACGCCGCCACGGGCGAGGAACGCGAGGAGGTTCCGAACGTGGGCCGCACGAACCCCGGCGGGTTCGCGTGGACCGACAAGGGCTTCTACTCCGTGCGGACGGGGACGGCCGGCGAGGCCGATTCGGAAGGCGGCGGCCAACTCGACCGGGCGCTCTACTACCACGAGCACGGCGCGGACCCGGCCGACGACCGACTCGTGACCGACGACTTCGGCCCGCGGGAACTGCCGGTCCTGACGACCGACGACGGGGACGCCCTGTTCGTCGCGGTGAGTCAGGGGTGGGACACGACCGACCTCTACCGCGCCGACGAGTCGCGGGCGGACCCGCTCGTGCCGCTCGTGACCGGACTCGACGCCAGCATCGACGCCACGGCCGGCGAGGACACCCTGTACCTGCGGACGGACCACGAGGCCGACCGGGGCCGCGTCGTCGCCGTCCCGCTCGCCGAGGCCCGGACCGGCGACGACCTCGCGCTCGCCGACTACCCGGACGCCGTGCCCGAGACGGAGGGCGTTCTGCAGGGCGTGACGACCGTGGGCGACGCGCTCGCCGCGGTCCACCTCCACGACGCGAGCGCGGAACTGACGCTGTGGCGCGACGGCGAACGGACGGCGACGGTGCCGACGCCGGACCTCTGTACCGTCCCCGCGGCCGCGCTCGACGTCGACGACGACGGGACCGACCTGTTCCACGTCGTGCAGGGCTTCGCCGAACCGGCCCGGGTCCGGCGTTACGACGTGGCCGAGGGGACCGCGACGGCGATAGCGCAGGCGGACGCGGACCTCGACGTCGACGTGACCGTCGAGCGGACGTTCCACGAGTCGGCCGACGGCACCGAGGTGCCGGCGTTCGTCGTGCGCGCCGCGGACGCCGACCCGGACGGGGACGCGCCCGCAGTCATCTACGGCTACGGCGGCTTCCGCATCGCGCTGACGCCGTCGTTCCGGCGGTTCGCCGGGCCGTTCCTCGACGCGGGCGGCGTCTTCGTCGTCGCCTGCCTGCGCGGCGGGTCGGAGTACGGCGAGTCGTGGCACCGCGCGGGGATGTTCGGGGACAAGCAGAACGTCTTCGACGACCTCTACGCCGTGGCCGAGGGTATCGGGGACGAGTACGCCGACCCGGACCGTATCGGGGTCTGGGGCGGGTCCAACGGCGGTCTGCTGACGGGGGCGGCGCTCACCCAGCGGCCGGACCTGTGGGCCGCGGTGCTGTGTGAGGTGCCGCTGCTCGACATGCTGCGGTTCCACCGGTTCCTGCTCGGCGCGTCGTGGACGAGCGAGTACGGGTCGCCCGACGACCCGGAGGCGTTCGAGTACCTCCGCGAGTACTCGCCGTACCACAACGTCGCGGAGCGGGCGTACCCGCCGACGCTGTTCACCACCGCGCTGGGCGACACGCGCGTCCACCCGGCCCACGCCCGGAAGACGACGGCCCGCGTACAGGCCAACCAGACGGGCGAGGGACCGATACTGCTCCGGACGGAGACGGACACCGGCCACGGCGTCGGTAAGCCCACCGAGCGTATCGTCCGCGAGCAGGTCGACCGCTGGACGTGGCTCTGTGACCGCCTCGGCGTCCCGGTCGGCGCGGGCGACGGCGACTGA
- a CDS encoding DNA topoisomerase VI subunit B: MTSYQSSLGEGGGGTVADELAESQRSISIAEFFEKNKQMLGFDSGGKALVTAVKEAVDNALDATEEAGLLPDVYVEIADAGDYYRLVVEDNGPGITREQVPKVFGKLLYGSRFHAREQSRGQQGIGISAAVLYSQLTSGKPAKITSKTGADRPARKFELTIDTDTNEPEVSLDEETTWERPHGTRIELEMEANMRARQQLHDYIKYTAVVNPHARIEFREPKAHEKYERATDQLPAETEEIRPHPHGVELGTLLKMLAATESYSLSGFMQEEFTRVGAKTAGSVLDRFRDRHFGREMTWTAPAAHDEVSVADEVAEATSNKGAEATESFATTIADAVADRGRVAHHEVVAIVAEAADEAEETFGKTFGEAVRENAVAAAWYACTRTRREDVYPLVDGATTTRKDDAAVEGLARRLAEKFEEQEDNRNRTTRAELDDFVARAAEMTEETDGETFGETARGNIADAVWAEMRTVPDDPPKVKEVANTRDIAAEFLEAMRETDILAPPTNCLAPITPELVEKGLRKEYDADFYAAATRDAEVHRGDPFIVEAGIAYGGDLPAEGNVEVLRFANRVPLVYRLGACSTTDVVKRINWRNYGLDQPGGTGMPNGPAVITVHIASTNVPFTSESKDAVANVPEIEDEIELALREAARELKSYLNKQRSLEKRRRKQNVLVDILPEMARKLSEVTGREPLNIDDSLARIMNNVLVERTVEDGRVRLAVQNHGSTGAQLEVTDIVSEDPGDVEGATVVEMDGEWFVKWSADVAGGDEAAIEYDVSDDAEFDVSVEGVEAEKITVNA, encoded by the coding sequence ATGACCTCCTATCAGTCGTCGCTCGGCGAGGGCGGCGGGGGAACCGTCGCGGACGAACTCGCCGAGTCCCAGCGGTCCATCTCCATCGCCGAGTTCTTCGAGAAGAACAAGCAGATGCTCGGCTTCGATTCGGGCGGGAAGGCGCTCGTCACGGCCGTCAAGGAGGCCGTGGACAACGCGCTCGACGCCACCGAGGAGGCCGGCCTCCTCCCCGACGTGTACGTCGAGATCGCCGACGCGGGCGACTACTACCGCCTCGTCGTCGAGGACAACGGTCCCGGCATCACCCGCGAGCAGGTCCCGAAGGTGTTCGGGAAACTACTGTACGGCTCCCGCTTCCACGCCCGCGAGCAGTCGCGCGGCCAGCAGGGTATCGGCATCTCCGCCGCCGTCCTCTACTCGCAACTCACCTCCGGCAAGCCGGCGAAGATAACCTCGAAGACGGGCGCGGACCGACCGGCCCGGAAGTTCGAACTCACCATCGACACCGACACCAACGAGCCGGAGGTGTCGCTGGACGAGGAGACGACGTGGGAGCGCCCGCACGGCACCCGCATCGAACTGGAGATGGAGGCGAACATGCGCGCTCGCCAACAGCTCCACGACTACATCAAGTACACCGCGGTCGTGAACCCCCACGCCCGCATCGAGTTCCGCGAGCCGAAGGCCCACGAGAAGTACGAGCGCGCGACGGACCAACTCCCCGCCGAGACGGAGGAGATACGCCCGCACCCGCACGGCGTCGAACTCGGCACCCTGCTGAAGATGCTCGCCGCGACGGAGTCGTACTCGCTGTCGGGGTTCATGCAGGAGGAGTTCACCCGCGTCGGCGCGAAGACGGCCGGGTCCGTCCTCGACCGCTTCCGCGACCGCCACTTCGGTCGGGAGATGACGTGGACCGCGCCCGCGGCCCACGACGAGGTCTCCGTGGCCGACGAGGTCGCGGAAGCCACCTCGAACAAGGGCGCGGAGGCGACGGAGTCGTTCGCGACGACCATCGCCGACGCCGTCGCCGACCGCGGCCGCGTGGCCCACCACGAGGTCGTCGCTATCGTCGCCGAGGCGGCCGACGAGGCCGAGGAGACCTTCGGCAAGACGTTCGGCGAGGCCGTCCGCGAGAACGCCGTCGCGGCCGCGTGGTACGCCTGCACCCGGACGCGCCGGGAGGACGTCTACCCGCTCGTGGACGGGGCGACCACGACCCGGAAGGACGACGCCGCAGTCGAGGGGCTGGCCCGCCGGCTCGCCGAGAAGTTCGAGGAGCAGGAGGACAACCGGAACCGCACCACGCGCGCCGAACTGGACGACTTCGTCGCCCGCGCCGCGGAGATGACCGAGGAGACCGACGGCGAGACGTTCGGCGAGACGGCCCGGGGGAACATCGCCGACGCGGTCTGGGCGGAAATGCGCACGGTGCCGGACGACCCGCCGAAGGTGAAGGAAGTGGCGAACACGCGCGACATCGCCGCGGAGTTCCTCGAAGCGATGCGAGAGACGGACATCCTCGCGCCGCCGACGAACTGCCTCGCGCCCATCACGCCCGAACTGGTCGAGAAGGGGCTCCGCAAGGAGTACGACGCGGACTTCTACGCGGCCGCGACCCGCGACGCCGAGGTCCACCGGGGCGACCCGTTCATCGTGGAGGCCGGCATCGCCTACGGGGGCGACCTCCCCGCCGAGGGGAACGTCGAGGTGTTACGGTTCGCGAACCGCGTCCCGCTGGTGTACCGGCTGGGCGCGTGTTCCACGACGGACGTGGTGAAGCGCATCAACTGGCGCAACTACGGGCTGGACCAGCCGGGCGGCACCGGGATGCCGAACGGGCCCGCGGTCATCACGGTCCACATCGCCTCCACGAACGTCCCGTTCACGAGCGAGTCGAAGGACGCGGTGGCGAACGTCCCCGAGATAGAGGACGAGATAGAGCTCGCGCTCCGCGAGGCGGCCCGCGAACTGAAGTCGTACCTGAACAAACAGCGGTCGCTGGAGAAGCGCCGGCGCAAGCAGAACGTGCTCGTGGACATCCTCCCCGAGATGGCCCGGAAGCTCTCGGAGGTGACCGGCCGCGAGCCGCTGAACATCGACGACTCGCTGGCGCGCATCATGAACAACGTGCTCGTCGAGCGCACCGTCGAGGACGGCCGGGTGCGGCTCGCCGTCCAGAACCACGGCTCGACGGGGGCCCAACTGGAGGTGACCGACATCGTCAGCGAGGACCCCGGCGACGTGGAGGGCGCGACCGTCGTCGAGATGGACGGCGAGTGGTTCGTGAAGTGGAGCGCGGACGTGGCCGGCGGCGACGAGGCGGCCATCGAGTACGACGTGAGCGACGACGCCGAGTTCGACGTCTCGGTCGAGGGCGTCGAGGCGGAGAAAATAACGGTGAACGCCTGA
- a CDS encoding DNA topoisomerase IV subunit A, with the protein MSSDTDITTDEQRAREQLVRLSERFYDQFAGGDVPSMEIPTRSKSNIVFDEDAGVWVLGDRHSTRSANSVGGAKKLLKSIYAVEFLANQLDEDRSSTLRELYYLSESWDNEYAQFNDQDESNQLIEDLEVVSGVTREDFHMRPEESGATLMGPLELREQTRRGDRVIHCQEDVGEGGYQIPNNPDTIDFLDHDADFILCVETGGMRDRLVENGFDTDYNTIVVHLKGQPARATRRITKRLHDELDLPVVVFTDGDPWSYRIYGSVAYGSIKSAHLSEYLATPAAKFVGIRPQDIREYDLPSDPLSDSDVNALESELEDPRFKSDFWTEQIELQLDIGKKSEQQALASRGLDFVTDEYLPTRLSEMGVI; encoded by the coding sequence ATGAGTTCCGATACCGACATCACGACGGACGAACAGCGGGCCCGCGAGCAGCTCGTGCGGCTCTCCGAGCGGTTCTACGACCAGTTCGCCGGCGGCGACGTGCCGTCGATGGAGATACCGACGCGCTCGAAGTCGAACATCGTGTTCGACGAGGACGCGGGCGTCTGGGTGCTCGGCGACCGGCACTCCACGCGCTCGGCCAACAGCGTCGGCGGCGCGAAGAAGCTCCTGAAGTCCATCTACGCGGTGGAGTTCCTCGCCAATCAGCTGGACGAGGACCGCTCCTCGACCCTGCGTGAGCTGTACTACCTCTCGGAGTCGTGGGACAACGAGTACGCGCAGTTCAACGACCAGGACGAGTCGAACCAGCTCATCGAGGACCTGGAGGTCGTCTCCGGCGTCACCCGCGAGGACTTCCACATGCGCCCGGAGGAGTCGGGCGCGACGCTGATGGGCCCGCTCGAACTCCGCGAGCAGACCCGCCGCGGCGACCGGGTCATCCACTGTCAGGAGGACGTCGGCGAGGGCGGGTACCAGATACCGAACAACCCCGACACCATCGACTTCCTCGACCACGACGCCGACTTCATCCTCTGCGTGGAGACCGGCGGCATGCGCGACCGGCTGGTGGAGAACGGCTTCGACACCGACTACAACACCATCGTCGTCCACCTGAAGGGCCAGCCGGCCCGCGCCACCCGGCGCATCACGAAGCGGCTCCACGACGAACTCGACCTCCCGGTCGTGGTCTTCACCGACGGCGACCCGTGGTCGTACCGCATCTACGGCTCCGTCGCGTACGGCTCCATCAAGTCGGCACACCTCTCGGAGTACCTCGCGACCCCCGCCGCGAAGTTCGTCGGCATCCGCCCGCAGGACATCCGGGAGTACGACCTCCCCTCGGACCCCCTCTCGGACTCGGACGTGAACGCGCTCGAGTCCGAACTGGAGGACCCGCGGTTCAAGAGCGACTTCTGGACCGAACAGATAGAGCTCCAGCTCGACATCGGAAAGAAGTCCGAACAGCAGGCGCTCGCCTCGCGCGGCCTCGACTTCGTTACCGACGAGTACCTGCCGACGCGCCTCTCCGAGATGGGCGTCATCTGA
- a CDS encoding PGF-CTERM sorting domain-containing protein — protein MDSAVRLVALLLVLAAVAPGVALGDATGPDTVDVTYTVAHDPSGPTVSVTMRVEMPDRVTELDARLPSWVEVTATDGFDPADGSYQWDGETDAPSIEYTVPTDAPGDPLVNGAYAYVEQADFVGGVGYRYRNPEVGFERHVEVAGTGTVHGFGVSLWNEATTRTTGDGTTVTLVTPPTDGPAGVPANGTRDRAVLDRLTAIDEFFGFDRTDDRIVVYLRPSDAPELGGDVAGRANSGGTMLLAADRATDRTLLAHEYVHTQQDFLAVAATDWLVEGSADYYGYYYAYHAGDLSFAEFRERLNVRDDPRYRDADLRNLTNASETADYRKGRHVAAALDAWMRNRSDGEARLSDVFVTLRARDGGAPTYADGPGFGTADLVDVVSEAAGAPVEPWYDAATGPSSPPPIPDDPALFAHDGEVRTATPSPTATATATPSPTATATATATATTTGGTATSTGTPPSPTATSPTPTATSVSGGAGATATSTDAPTATPGQPGFGAAAALSALAAVALARKRNRTR, from the coding sequence ATGGACAGCGCCGTCCGCCTCGTCGCGCTCCTCCTCGTCCTCGCCGCCGTCGCGCCCGGGGTCGCGCTCGGGGACGCGACCGGCCCGGACACGGTTGACGTGACGTACACCGTCGCCCACGACCCGAGCGGGCCGACCGTCTCGGTGACGATGCGCGTCGAGATGCCCGACCGCGTCACGGAACTCGACGCGCGCCTCCCGTCGTGGGTCGAGGTGACCGCGACGGACGGCTTCGACCCGGCCGACGGGAGCTACCAGTGGGACGGCGAGACCGACGCCCCGAGCATCGAGTACACGGTCCCGACCGACGCGCCGGGCGACCCGCTCGTGAACGGGGCGTACGCCTACGTCGAGCAGGCCGACTTCGTGGGCGGCGTCGGCTACCGCTACCGGAACCCCGAGGTCGGCTTCGAGCGGCACGTGGAGGTCGCGGGAACCGGGACCGTCCACGGTTTCGGCGTGAGCCTCTGGAACGAGGCGACGACCCGGACGACCGGGGACGGGACGACGGTGACGCTCGTGACGCCCCCGACCGACGGCCCGGCGGGGGTCCCGGCGAACGGGACCCGCGACCGCGCCGTCCTCGACCGGCTGACGGCGATAGACGAGTTCTTCGGCTTCGACCGCACGGACGACCGCATCGTCGTGTACCTCCGCCCGTCCGACGCCCCCGAACTCGGCGGCGACGTGGCCGGCCGCGCCAACAGCGGCGGGACGATGCTGCTCGCCGCCGACCGCGCGACCGACAGGACGCTGCTCGCCCACGAGTACGTCCACACCCAGCAGGACTTCCTCGCCGTCGCCGCGACCGACTGGCTCGTCGAGGGGTCGGCCGACTACTACGGCTACTACTACGCCTACCACGCGGGCGACCTGTCGTTCGCGGAGTTCCGCGAGCGGCTGAACGTCCGCGACGACCCGCGCTACCGCGACGCCGACCTCCGGAACCTCACCAACGCCTCCGAGACGGCCGACTACCGCAAGGGCCGCCACGTCGCCGCCGCGCTCGACGCGTGGATGCGCAACCGCTCGGACGGCGAGGCCCGGCTCTCGGACGTGTTCGTCACGCTGCGCGCCCGCGACGGCGGCGCGCCGACGTACGCCGACGGCCCCGGGTTCGGCACGGCCGACCTCGTGGACGTCGTGAGCGAGGCCGCCGGCGCGCCCGTGGAGCCGTGGTACGACGCCGCGACCGGCCCCTCGTCGCCGCCGCCCATACCGGACGACCCGGCGCTGTTCGCCCACGACGGCGAGGTGCGGACGGCGACGCCCTCCCCGACGGCGACAGCTACGGCGACGCCCTCCCCGACGGCGACAGCTACGGCGACGGCAACGGCAACGACGACTGGGGGGACGGCCACTTCGACCGGGACGCCGCCGTCTCCGACCGCAACATCGCCGACCCCGACCGCAACCTCGGTGTCGGGGGGCGCCGGCGCGACGGCGACCTCGACCGACGCGCCGACGGCGACGCCCGGCCAGCCCGGCTTCGGGGCGGCCGCGGCGCTCTCGGCCCTGGCGGCGGTCGCGCTGGCGCGAAAACGGAACCGGACTCGATGA
- the gyrB gene encoding DNA topoisomerase (ATP-hydrolyzing) subunit B, with product MSQERSYGADQIQVLEGLEAVQKRPAMYIGSTDSRGLHHLVYEVVDNSIDEALAGYCDTIEVTVHEDGSVSVSDDGRGIPVDTHKEYDRPALEVIMTVLHAGGKFDNKSYQVSGGLHGVGVSVVNALSSWLEVEVKRDGSVYRHRFDHGEPDQELEEVRPMDDGEETGTTIRFWPDEDIFETTDFAFSTLESRLRELAFLNPGVEIALLDERDGGETRFQYDGGIREFVEYLNETRTVLHDEVVYVEGGDDGIQVEIALQATDGVQGSIHAFANNINTREGGTHLTGFKTALTRVVNDYASSHDLASDIDENLKGEDIREGLTGVLSVKHPDPQFEGQTKTKLGNSEVRGIVESLMHEGFATYLEEHPDTAEAIVSKAVEAAKARLAAKKAEELTRRKSALGSTSLPGKLADCQTRDPEEAELFIVEGDSAGGSAKQARNPEFQAILPLFGKVLNAEKHRLDRVLENEKIRDLITAVGTSIGEEFDVENARYHKIILMTDADVDGAHIRTLYLTFLYRQMPELIENGYVYAAQPPLYRIRYKGDTYDAMTEADRERIVEEVCDGSPDQVQRFKGLGEMNPQQLWDTTMNPETRILKRITVDDAAAADRMFSVLMGDAVAPRKQFIKEHAEDAEWVDI from the coding sequence ATGTCTCAGGAACGTAGCTACGGGGCCGACCAGATCCAGGTGCTGGAGGGTCTGGAGGCCGTCCAGAAACGACCCGCGATGTACATCGGTTCCACCGATTCGCGCGGGCTCCACCACCTCGTCTACGAGGTCGTGGACAACTCCATCGACGAGGCGCTCGCCGGCTACTGTGACACCATCGAGGTGACCGTCCACGAGGACGGCTCCGTCTCCGTCTCCGACGACGGGCGCGGCATCCCGGTCGACACGCACAAGGAGTACGACCGGCCCGCGCTGGAGGTCATCATGACCGTCCTCCACGCCGGCGGGAAGTTCGATAACAAGTCCTACCAGGTGTCCGGCGGCCTCCACGGCGTCGGCGTGAGCGTCGTCAACGCGCTCTCCTCGTGGCTCGAAGTCGAGGTGAAGCGCGACGGTTCGGTCTACCGCCACCGCTTCGACCACGGCGAACCCGACCAGGAGTTGGAGGAGGTCCGCCCGATGGACGACGGCGAGGAGACGGGTACGACCATCCGCTTCTGGCCCGACGAGGACATCTTCGAGACGACCGACTTCGCCTTCTCCACGCTCGAATCCCGTCTCCGCGAACTCGCCTTCCTCAACCCCGGCGTCGAGATAGCACTCCTCGACGAGCGCGACGGCGGGGAGACGCGGTTCCAGTACGACGGCGGCATCCGCGAGTTCGTCGAGTACCTCAACGAGACGCGCACCGTCCTCCACGACGAGGTCGTCTACGTCGAGGGCGGCGACGACGGGATACAGGTGGAGATCGCCCTCCAGGCGACCGACGGCGTGCAGGGGTCGATCCACGCCTTCGCCAACAACATCAACACCCGCGAGGGCGGCACCCACCTCACCGGCTTCAAGACGGCGCTCACCCGCGTCGTCAACGACTACGCCTCCTCGCACGACCTCGCCTCGGACATCGACGAGAACCTCAAGGGCGAGGACATCCGCGAGGGGCTGACCGGCGTTCTCTCGGTCAAGCACCCGGACCCGCAGTTCGAGGGCCAGACCAAGACGAAACTCGGGAACAGCGAGGTGCGGGGCATCGTCGAGAGCCTGATGCACGAGGGGTTCGCCACCTACCTCGAGGAGCACCCGGACACCGCCGAGGCCATCGTCTCGAAGGCCGTCGAGGCCGCGAAGGCCCGCCTCGCCGCGAAGAAGGCCGAGGAGCTGACGCGCCGGAAGTCGGCGCTCGGCTCCACCTCCCTCCCCGGGAAGCTCGCGGACTGTCAGACCCGCGACCCCGAGGAGGCCGAACTGTTCATCGTGGAGGGCGACTCCGCGGGCGGGAGCGCGAAACAGGCGCGCAACCCCGAGTTCCAGGCCATCCTTCCCCTGTTCGGGAAGGTGCTCAACGCGGAGAAACACCGGCTCGATAGAGTACTGGAGAACGAGAAGATACGCGACCTCATCACCGCCGTCGGCACGAGCATCGGCGAGGAGTTCGACGTGGAGAACGCCCGCTACCACAAGATAATCCTGATGACGGACGCCGACGTGGACGGGGCGCACATCCGCACGCTGTATCTCACCTTCCTCTACCGGCAGATGCCGGAGCTCATCGAGAACGGCTACGTGTACGCGGCCCAGCCGCCACTCTACCGCATCCGCTACAAGGGCGACACCTACGACGCCATGACGGAGGCGGACCGCGAGCGCATCGTCGAGGAGGTGTGCGACGGCTCGCCCGACCAGGTCCAGCGGTTCAAGGGGCTGGGCGAGATGAACCCCCAACAGCTCTGGGACACGACGATGAACCCGGAGACGCGCATCCTCAAGCGCATCACCGTGGACGACGCGGCCGCGGCCGACCGGATGTTCTCCGTGCTGATGGGTGACGCCGTCGCGCCCCGCAAGCAGTTCATCAAGGAGCACGCCGAGGACGCCGAGTGGGTGGACATATGA